Genomic window (Kaistia defluvii):
AGCAGGCGGTACGCGCCGACCGGTCCATGCACTGGAAGGTGATCCAGCGCGGCTATTGGGTACACGGCGTGGATAATCTGCGCGATTATCTCGCTTCCGCCGAGCTCTACGCGCTGGCGGGCCGGGCCGAGCAGATCCGCTGCCCCACGCTCATCACCCAGGCGGAAAACGACCCAGCCGCAGCAGATGCGGAAACCTTCTTCGCGGCGCTCCGCTGCCCCAAGACTTTTATGCGCTTCCAGGCGAACGAGGGCGCGGACGGTCACTGCGAGATGCGGAACCGGTCGCTGTTCAATCGCCGGGCCTTCGATTGGCTCGACGAGCAGTTCAACGTCGAAATGCGCTGACAAGCGGGCCGCCGATCTAGCCGGCCCATGTCGCGCCTTAGGGACGGGCCTCGCCATAGAGCGGGCCGCGCAGCCGGTCCTTGCCGTCGCCCTGGAAATAATAGGGATGGCGCCGCGCATCGGGCTGGCCTTCCAGGATCGGCAGCTGCGGCTCCATCTTCTGGCAGCCGATATCCATCAGCCTGAACTCGCCGAGCCGGCACGCCTCCGGGCGCTCGGTAAGCTGGATGTGGGTGGCGCTGGAGAGCGGCGCCGCAAAGGCAGGCGGGGTACCCGACACCGCCAGGGCTGCCAGTAGCGCCAGGCTCGCGGGTGAGAAAGCTTTGATCGACGGCACGTCATCCTCCCATGGCATCCAATTGCCATGACGAGAACGGGAGCCGACGCCAAAGGGTTGCGAGGCCCGGACCGCATTCGCGGGTGGGAGGCAACGATCTGCTGCATCCAGCCGTTGGTTACGGGGAAGAGGAGTGCCGAAATGACCGCCGAAAAGCCGAACCTTGCCGACAGCAATGAGCCCGAGGGCCATGCGCAGCTTCAATCGCACGTCCAGGGCCAGCCTCCTGTCTATGGCGAGCCCAAGGGACCGACACCGGGTTCCCTGTTGCAGCGTCCCCTGCCGGGAAATACGCCGGACCGCGACCGGGACGGCTTTGTCGGGGGCCGCGATGTCCGCAGCCGTGGCGACGAGGTCGGCAACGGCCCGGAAGAGTGGGAGCATGCCGCGCGCGACCTGCCCGGCGAAGAGCGCAACACCAAGCCGGCGAGCGAAGACGACACAGCCGCCAACGACTGACGGTGGCTGACGAACTGGCCGTCCACACAGGCGGGGCGTCTTTTCCCGACCGCCGTTAGGGAGGTCGCGCGCAAACAACGTGTTCGAGCGGATGGCTCCGACGCCGCTTCGACAATTAGCTTGCCTAGCAAACCTCCGCGATCTGCGGCGCCAACAGCGCGAGACTGCCCCTTCGATGAAGATCGCGACTTTCAACATCAATGGTGTCAATGGACGATTGCCGGTGCTTCTTCGCTGGCTCGAAAAAGCGTCGCCCGACGTCGCCTGCCTGCAGGAGCTGAAGGCGCCGGACGAACGGTTTCCACGGCGCGAGATCGAGAAGGCGGGCTATGGCGCGATCTGGCAGGGCCAGAAGAGCTGGAACGGCGTCGCGATCCTCGCCAAGGGCCGCGATCCCCTGGTGACGCGACGCGGGCTTCCCGGCGATGTCGACGATGCCCAGTCCCGATATCTCGAGGCGGCTATCGAGGGCATTCTGGTCGGATGCCTCTATCTGCCAAACGGCAATCCCGCCCCCGGGCCGAAGTTCGACTACAAGCTGCGCTGGATCCAGCGCCTGACGACCTATGCGGAAGAACTGCTCGAACTCGATATCCCGGTCGTGCTCGCCGGCGATTACAACATCATTCCGACTGATCTCGACGTGTACAAGCCGGAGCGCTGGCGCAGGGATGCGCTGTTTCGCCCAGAGGTGAGAGAGGCCTTCAAGGCCCTGACGGAGGAAGGCTGGGTCGACGCGTTGCGGACGCTCCATCCCGATGAACGGCTCTACACCTTCTGGGACTATTTCCGTAACGCCTGGGGCCGGGACGCGGGCCTGCGGCTGGACCACTTTCTGCTGTCCCCTTCGGTCGCCCATCGCCTCAGCGCCGCGGGCGTGGATAAGCCCGTTCGCGGCTGGGACAAGACGAGCGACCACGCACCGGCATGGATCGAACTGGCGGATGCCGAGGGTTAGATCGCGCTAGTCAGTGGTGAGTCCAGCGCAGCATCGTGACGTCATAGCCAAGCGACCGGGCGCGGCTTTCCAGCTTCTTGCGAACTGGCTCGGACGGTGTCGGCGAACGGGTCAATATCCAGAGATAGCGGCCGGAGGGTTCGCCGACGATAGACCACGCATAATCCGGCGCGTGATCCAAGATCCAGTAGTCGCCGAGGAACGGTCCGAAGAACGAGACCCGCAGCTTCGCGTTGCCGCTTCCCGGCACTATCTTGGCGCGGCCCACTGCGACCCGCTCCCTGCCGTCGACGCCACCGGCGTTGCAGGTGTTGAGCACCTTTACCAGGCCGTCCGGCCGAAGGCTGTATTCCGCAGTCACCGCTTCGCAGCCCCGCTCGAAGCCGTTCTCATATCGGCCGAGCTCGAACCAGCGGCCGAGATAGCGCTCGACGTCCACGCTCTTGGCCGGTTGTGGCACGGCGGCATTGCCGACCG
Coding sequences:
- the xth gene encoding exodeoxyribonuclease III → MKIATFNINGVNGRLPVLLRWLEKASPDVACLQELKAPDERFPRREIEKAGYGAIWQGQKSWNGVAILAKGRDPLVTRRGLPGDVDDAQSRYLEAAIEGILVGCLYLPNGNPAPGPKFDYKLRWIQRLTTYAEELLELDIPVVLAGDYNIIPTDLDVYKPERWRRDALFRPEVREAFKALTEEGWVDALRTLHPDERLYTFWDYFRNAWGRDAGLRLDHFLLSPSVAHRLSAAGVDKPVRGWDKTSDHAPAWIELADAEG
- a CDS encoding lipocalin family protein, with amino-acid sequence MTSRIILPLLAACLLAACSPAGPVGNAAVPQPAKSVDVERYLGRWFELGRYENGFERGCEAVTAEYSLRPDGLVKVLNTCNAGGVDGRERVAVGRAKIVPGSGNAKLRVSFFGPFLGDYWILDHAPDYAWSIVGEPSGRYLWILTRSPTPSEPVRKKLESRARSLGYDVTMLRWTHH